Sequence from the Alkalispirochaeta americana genome:
AATCCGGAAAAAGCCGAAGCATCTTCCGGGTTTCCCGAGCAAGCCGATTCCTGTGCACGACCGATCGTGCCGGATAGCACGATGGCCCCCCATCCCACTGGAGGGCCACCTGGCAGGAAAGCCTCCTGTTAGTTGGAGAAGGCGCTCCAGAACCAGTTCTGCTTCTCGAACTCCTGGAGCATTCCTACTCCAAAATCAGCTGTCACCTCGTCGTTATGCTCACCGGCGGTCTCGATCAGACCCCGCACCTGGCCGATGAAATGAGCCAGATCCTTGAGCACAACCTGGGCGGTCTCTTCGGCGGTGTACTTGCGGCTGGGCAGTTCCTCCATGGAGGTGGTCTCAAGATACTCCTTGAGCGTTGTGGCGGGGCGGTTTCCCAACATGAGAATGCGCTCTGCCGTGTCATCAATGAACTCGGCCACACCCTCGTACATGCTCTGCAGTTCCTTGTGAACGGTGAAGAACTGCGGTCCCTCAATGTTCCAGTGCAATGCGTGGAGGTGTCCGTAGTAAATGTGCAGATCTGCCAGGAGGGTGCTCAATTTCCGTCCTACTGCCTCGGTGGTTGCTTTATCAAACTGTGTCTGTGCCATCATGTGTCTGTGCTCCTTTCATGTTCGAACCGGGTCATATTCTCTCCCTAATATAACAGGTTTTTCTCAGTACGGCCAGTCTTATTAAGAATAATTCTTAATAAGAACCAATCGTTCTTTCTCTCCCCGCCTGGTCCCTCCAGTTCCTGACTATTCCCCTTGATTAATTCCCGGGGAGAGATTAAGTTAGGTTCAGCTAATTATTTTCGCCCTCTCTAAGGAGGATGTCAATGGATCAAATACTTCCCACAGCTTATTTTCAGAAGCTTGTCGCTCGAGGAGCTTTTTCGCAGGCCCTTGCGGAACTCTCCCGAGTTGTTCTGGACGAACCGAAGCGCGCCGATGCCTGGTGTTACCTGGGAATCTGTTATACCGAAACAGGCCATCAGAAGGAGGCTATTGGAGCCCTCACAACAGCCTGGGCCCTGGGGAGCTCTTCCTATGAGGTGCCCGAGGCCCTGGGATGCGCCTACCTCCGCCGACGTGATCTCGATGCCGCCGAGGAGTGGTTTCTGCGGGCACTTCAGGAAATCGCCCGGGATCAGAAGCCTCTCACCCGGCAGGGGCCGGATCCGGGAAGACTATCCTCTGACGAAGCGCGGGCCGGCAGGGGCTCCATTCTTCGAAATCTTGCCATGACCAGAATTTACCGGGGTGATCTTGAGGACGCCCAGTTTCTGCTGGAGGAAGCCCTGGAGGCAACTCCCGAGGATGTGTTGTCTCTTCATGCGCTCTCGGCGCTTCAGATGCAACTGAAGAACACCGAAGGCGCCCGAAAAAATCTTGAGACGATTCTTGCGGCCCCCGCAGCGCCCCGCTGGCTGCAGACGGTGGCCGAGAGGAACTACGCCACCCTTTTGGTGGGGTGGCCGGCAACATCCTAGGATACTGCCCGCCGGCGTCTGTCGTCTGTCTCGGGAGCCGCCCCGAAGCTCAGGAGCGGTCCTGAAGAGGAGTGTATTTCTCGTCGAATCGGCCTGTGTAGAGTGCCCGGGGCCGGAAGATCCGGTTGTTTTCGATGTACTCCATCACCCGGGCACACCACCCGGAGACGCGGGAAACCGCAAAGATGGTGGTGTACAGGTCCGAGGGGATGCCCATGCTGCGATAGACGATTCCCGAAAAGAAATCCACGTTGGGAAAAACCTTCTTGCTGGCACCCAGGTGGGAGATCACTTCCTGCTCCAGGGCAAGGGCGGTCTGGTACATCGTCTTGAGCTCGGGGTTCTCCGTGGCCAGCATGCCCGCCAAAGGCCCCAGAATGCGAGCCCGGGGATCGTAGGCTTTGTAGACCCGGTGACCAAAACCCATGACTTTCCGTTTCTGTTCCACCGCCGTGCGGTACCATTTTTTTACCGACGAGGGCTTGCCGATGCGCTCCAGCATATTCACCACTTCCACGTTGGCGCCGCCGTGGAGCGGCCCGCTGAGAGCAGAGATTCCCGCCCCGATGGCCAGATAAATATCCGAGAGGGTGGAGGCCACCACCATGGAGGCGAAGGTACTGGCGTTCATGCCGTGGTCGGCGTGGAGGATCAGGCAGATATCCATGATCCGCTCTTCCAGGGGCGTGGGACGGCGCCCGGTGAGCATATAGAGGTAGTTCCCGGCGAAGCTCAAGTCGGGCAAGGGTTCCAGGGGTATCCGCCCCTCCCGGACCCGGCCGATCGCGGCAGCCACGCTGGCTACACCGGCAATGAGGTTATAACAGCTTTCGGTTTCGTCGGAGCTGACCAGGTCGGTGGGCTCCACCGTGGGAACGGGACGGAAAAACCGCGTCAGAAACTGGAAAACCGGGTTTTTCTTCCCCTCGGGGACTGTTTCCATGGCAATGGAGTCGTCGTCACTGTGCAGGGGGGCCTCTGCAGGAGTTCCCGGAAGGTGATCCTGGTAGGTCTGTTTTTGCCGCATCAGGTTGGTGCCCAGACGCAGGGCAGCCATGGGATTCATGCTTTCCACAGGAAAGCTCAGGAGCAGACGCTGGGTTTTGGGGATGAACATGCGACGCCGCAGGGTTTTTGAGAACGTCTCCAGCTCCGTTGCCGTGGGAAGCTTCCCGTGGAGGAGCAGAAAGGAGGTTTCCTCGAAAGAAGAGTGCGCGCAGAGATCAAAAATATCGTAGCCCCGGTAGATGAGCCACCCTTTGGCACCGTTGACGTATCCAATCTGGGTCTCGCAGGCGATCGCACCCTCCAGGCCCGGCCCGACGGTGCAATTGATGGGCCAATCCACTGAGGAGGTCATGTTCGGTTCAGGTTCGTTATTTGTCTCCCGGTAGGCACGCTCTTTTGCCTCCAGCACGATTCGGGTAATGTCATCCAGCGTTTGTTCCATCGTACCTCCTGTTGGTGTAGCCCCTGGTGTGAGTGAGAACGTACACGATACCACGGGTTTCACGAATCACGCCAGTCCGGGGAGCTCGCACCCTCTTCGGGGGGAGCTCCTGCCCACCGCAGACTCGTGGCAGGCTCCTGTCGGCGCCGGCAAAAAACATCAAACCAGAGGTTTTTAGCTTTTTTTGCCGAAACAGGCTCAAAGAGGGCGACAGGCTGCCAGCTTTCGTGTAAGGTGCACCCGGAATACACCATGACGGCGATATACCAGCTTTTCCACGTTCTTGGAAGTCTTGGCCTCCTGGTCTATGGAATGCGGCTCCTCAGCGACGGTGTCCAACGCGTTGCCGGAGACCGGTTGCAGTCCATTCTCAATTATGTAACAGCCAACCGCTTTGCCGCGGTCCTCACGGGGTTCCTCGTTACCGTTCTGGTTCAGTCCTCGTCGGCCACCACGGTGATGATCGTCAGCTTTGTCAACGCTTCGCTCCTCAGCCTGACCCAGGCGATCGGCGCCATTATGGGGGCCAACATAGGAACAACCGTCACAGGCTGGGTGATCGCCCTGCTGGGATTCTCCGTGGATATCTCGGCGGGAGCCCTGCCCGCAGTTGGCCTGGGCGCAATCCTCATCTTCAGCAAGCGCCTGCGCAGGCCCGATCTGGGAGAAACCCTGCTGGGGTTTGGTCTGCTTTTTCTGGGGCTTTCCTTTCTCAAGGACGCTGTTCCCGATATAAGCGCTCACCCCGAGATCCTGGAACGGATCGCGGCACTCTCCGGGCGCGGAATGCTTTCGGTACTCCTCTTTGTGGGGATAGGAGCCCTTCTCACGGTGATCGTTCAGTCCTCGTCGGCGGCGGTAACGATCACC
This genomic interval carries:
- a CDS encoding Dps family protein, encoding MMAQTQFDKATTEAVGRKLSTLLADLHIYYGHLHALHWNIEGPQFFTVHKELQSMYEGVAEFIDDTAERILMLGNRPATTLKEYLETTSMEELPSRKYTAEETAQVVLKDLAHFIGQVRGLIETAGEHNDEVTADFGVGMLQEFEKQNWFWSAFSN
- a CDS encoding tetratricopeptide repeat protein translates to MDQILPTAYFQKLVARGAFSQALAELSRVVLDEPKRADAWCYLGICYTETGHQKEAIGALTTAWALGSSSYEVPEALGCAYLRRRDLDAAEEWFLRALQEIARDQKPLTRQGPDPGRLSSDEARAGRGSILRNLAMTRIYRGDLEDAQFLLEEALEATPEDVLSLHALSALQMQLKNTEGARKNLETILAAPAAPRWLQTVAERNYATLLVGWPATS
- a CDS encoding citrate/2-methylcitrate synthase; translation: MEQTLDDITRIVLEAKERAYRETNNEPEPNMTSSVDWPINCTVGPGLEGAIACETQIGYVNGAKGWLIYRGYDIFDLCAHSSFEETSFLLLHGKLPTATELETFSKTLRRRMFIPKTQRLLLSFPVESMNPMAALRLGTNLMRQKQTYQDHLPGTPAEAPLHSDDDSIAMETVPEGKKNPVFQFLTRFFRPVPTVEPTDLVSSDETESCYNLIAGVASVAAAIGRVREGRIPLEPLPDLSFAGNYLYMLTGRRPTPLEERIMDICLILHADHGMNASTFASMVVASTLSDIYLAIGAGISALSGPLHGGANVEVVNMLERIGKPSSVKKWYRTAVEQKRKVMGFGHRVYKAYDPRARILGPLAGMLATENPELKTMYQTALALEQEVISHLGASKKVFPNVDFFSGIVYRSMGIPSDLYTTIFAVSRVSGWCARVMEYIENNRIFRPRALYTGRFDEKYTPLQDRS